Within the Sulfurihydrogenibium sp. genome, the region AAGCTATTGATGGCTTTAAAACTTTTATTATACAGCCTTCACAAACTTTTAATGAAATAGTTTTTTCTTCAATGTTTTTTATCTCTCCAATAATCCCGCCGGTTGTGATTACTTTATCACCTTTTTTTAGGTTCTTTAAAAACTCCTCATGTTTTTTTCTCTGCTGTTGCTGTGGTCTTAAAATTAAAAAATAGAATATACCAACAAATAAAACCATCCATATTATAGCACTTATTAAACCACCCATTGGATCACCTTGCATAAAAATACCTCCTTAGCTAAAATTTTTTTTAAATTCTTCAAAAAGCTGACTTAATTTAGATGTGTCATTTATTCCACCTTGTGCAAAGTCTGGTCTTCCGCCACCACTTCCACCAACGGCAGAAGCAACTTTTTTAACGATATCGCCTGCTTTATAGTTTTCTGATAACTCTTTTGATACTGCTACAACAAAGTTAACTTTTTGTTTTTCAGTGTCTTTTGATGCAACCAGAATTACAGATTTTCCAAGCTTTTGTCTTAAATGGTCTGCGATTTCTCTCAATTCATTTGGATTTAGATTTTCAACTGATACATAAGCAACTTTAAATCCTTCTTTTTCAATGATGTTTAAATTTTCATTAATATTTGATAAAGCAAGTTTTTTTCTTAAGTTTTCTATCTCTCTTTCTTTCTCTTTTATCTGATTTTGCAGCTTTAATACTCGGTCTAAAAGTTGGTCTTCTTTTGCTGTTAAAAGTCTTGATAAATCTTTTATTATGTAATGCTCTTGCAAGCCTTTTTCTACTGCTTTAATTCCAGCTACTGCCTCTATTCTTCTTGTTCCGGATGATACTGCAGATTCTGAAAGGATTTTAAAGTATCCAATATCTCCTGTTCTTTTTACATGAGTTCCACCGCATAACTCCTTAGAAATACCGGCAGATATTACTCTTACAACATCTGCATATTTTTCTTCAAAAATAGCCATCGCACCGGATTTTAAAGCTTCTTCGTATTGCATCTCTTGGCATACAACTTCTTCATTTTTCATTATTTCTCTGTTTACAAGCTCTTCAACGGCTTTTAGCTCTTCGTCTGTCAGGCTTTCAAAGTGTGTAAAGTCAAATCTTAGATATTCATCTGATACTAAGGAGCCAGCCTGTTTTACGTGGTCTCCAAGAATGTTTCTTAAAGCTGCGTGTAAAAGGTGTGTTGCTGTGTGATGTCTCATTATATTTTCTCTTCTTTCTTTATCAACCTTAGCCCTTACATATGCTCCCTCTTTTACACTTCCAAATAGAACCTTTCCTTTATGAACAATCAAGCCATCTATCGGCGTTTGTGTGTCTAATACTTCAAATAAAAACTCATCACCCTCTATGATTCCTCTATCTCCAACTTGTCCACCTTTTTCTGGATAGAAAGGCGTGATATCAAGCACTATCTCAACTTCTTCCCCTTCTTTTACAGCGTCTACCAGCTGGTCTCCTTTTATGATAGCCAATACCTTTGAGTTTTCAGATGTTAATGTCTCGTATCCAGCAAATTGGTTTTCCGGAAGTTTGTTTTTAAGCGTTAAATATACCGGCTTAATCTCTTTGCTTTGAGATTTCCAGCTTTTTCTTGCTCTTTCTTTTTGCTCTTCTAACAGATTATGAAATTCTATCAAATCAAAAGTAAATCCTTCATCTTTTAATATTTCTTCCATTAGGTCTATTGGAAATCCGTATGTATCATAAAGCTTGAATGCTTCTTCACCTGTTAAATGCCTTCTGTTTTCTTTTCTTGCCTGTTCTATCATTTGATAGAGAATATCCATTGACCTTTTTAGAGTTTTTATAAACTTTTCTTCTTCTGATCTTGTGATTGTTTTTATAAAGCTTCTGTTTTGTATAAGCTCCGGATATGCAGTTTTCATTTTTTCAATTACAACATCAACCCCTTCATACAAAAACGGCTTTTCTATGCCAAGATTTTTTCCGTATCTTAAAGCTCTTCTTATTATTCTTCTCAAAACGTAGCCTCTTCCTTCGTTTGCCGGTAAAACTCCATCAGAAATTAGGAATGTGATGGCTCTCAAATGGTCGGCTATAACTCTCATTGCTATATCATCTTTTTCATTCTTCCCGTACTCTTTTCCTGATACTTCTTCTGCAAATTGGATGATTGGCTTGAATAGGTCTGTATCGTAGTTACTATCAACTCCTTGTAAGACTGATGCTATTCTTTCAAGCCCCATGCCTGTGTCAATGCTTGGATTTGGAAGTGGATGTAAGACGCCTTTTTCATCTCTGTTGTACTGCATAAAAACAAGATTCCATATCTCTAAATATCTAAAATCATCTTCTGCTCCAAACTCCGGATTTCCGAATTTTTCGCCCCTATCGTAGTAAATCTCTGAACTTGGTCCGCACGGTCCGGTATCACCCATTGACCAGAAGTTGTCTTTATAGCCCATTCTTTTTATCTTGCTTTCATCAAGTCCTATGTGTTTATTCCAAATTTCAAATGCTTCATCATCCTCTTCAAATACAGATACAAGAAGTTTTTCTTTTGGAATTTCTAAATGCTCTGTCAGATACTCCCAAGCAAACTCAATGGCTTCTTTTTTAAAGTAATCACCAAATGAAAAGTTTCCAAGCATCTCAAAAAATGTATGGTGTCTTGGTGTGTATCCTACATTTTCAAGGTCGTTATGTTTTCCGGATACTCTAAAAACTTTCTGACACGATGCGGCTCTTTTATACGGTCTTTCTTCAAGTCCAAGGAATACATTTTTAAACGGAACCATTCCGGCGTTAACGAATAATAGGGTTGGGTCATTTTCAGGAATGATTGATGCAGATTTTACGATTGTATGTCCTTTGCTTTCAAAATACTTTAAAAAGCTCTGCCTTATTTCATCAGCTGTCATATACTTCATAAATAAACCTCTTTGTGTAATAATAATTAGTGCTTAAAAATTATAGCATATGGAAGAAATATGATAAATATAAAGCCCTTAGAAAAGACCGCCTTAATACACAACGGTCAGGAGATAAGCTATAAATCTTTATCAGAAAATATAAAAAAATATTCAAATATATTAGATATAAACCCAGAAGATAAAGTAGCTATTTTTAGCGAAAATAGACCAGAGTGGATCTATGCCTTTTTTGCAGTTTGGGAAAGGTGTGGAGTAAACGTCCCGATAGATTTTATGTCTTCAGAAGATGAACTTTTTTACATACTAAACGACAGCAAGCCAGTATGCATTTTTACATCTAAAAATAATAAAGAAAAAGTTTTAAATGTGAAGCTAAAGCTTGATTATGATATTAAAGTTTTGGTTTTTGAAGAGATTGATTTTAGCAGTCAGATTTTTGAAAATAAAGAATATAAAAAGCTTGAAGAAGATTTAGCTGTAATACTCTACACTTCCGGAACTACAGGACAGCCGAAAGGTGTAATGCTTAGCTATAAAAATCTACTATCTAACATAAAAAGCATAGAAAAAGTAGAGATTGCAAACTCTCAAGATTCAACCCTTGCGATACTACCATTTCATCATTCTTATCCTTTGA harbors:
- the yajC gene encoding preprotein translocase subunit YajC, translating into MQGDPMGGLISAIIWMVLFVGIFYFLILRPQQQQRKKHEEFLKNLKKGDKVITTGGIIGEIKNIEEKTISLKVCEGCIIKVLKPSIASYYQEEAASQEEKG
- the alaS gene encoding alanine--tRNA ligase, whose translation is MKYMTADEIRQSFLKYFESKGHTIVKSASIIPENDPTLLFVNAGMVPFKNVFLGLEERPYKRAASCQKVFRVSGKHNDLENVGYTPRHHTFFEMLGNFSFGDYFKKEAIEFAWEYLTEHLEIPKEKLLVSVFEEDDEAFEIWNKHIGLDESKIKRMGYKDNFWSMGDTGPCGPSSEIYYDRGEKFGNPEFGAEDDFRYLEIWNLVFMQYNRDEKGVLHPLPNPSIDTGMGLERIASVLQGVDSNYDTDLFKPIIQFAEEVSGKEYGKNEKDDIAMRVIADHLRAITFLISDGVLPANEGRGYVLRRIIRRALRYGKNLGIEKPFLYEGVDVVIEKMKTAYPELIQNRSFIKTITRSEEEKFIKTLKRSMDILYQMIEQARKENRRHLTGEEAFKLYDTYGFPIDLMEEILKDEGFTFDLIEFHNLLEEQKERARKSWKSQSKEIKPVYLTLKNKLPENQFAGYETLTSENSKVLAIIKGDQLVDAVKEGEEVEIVLDITPFYPEKGGQVGDRGIIEGDEFLFEVLDTQTPIDGLIVHKGKVLFGSVKEGAYVRAKVDKERRENIMRHHTATHLLHAALRNILGDHVKQAGSLVSDEYLRFDFTHFESLTDEELKAVEELVNREIMKNEEVVCQEMQYEEALKSGAMAIFEEKYADVVRVISAGISKELCGGTHVKRTGDIGYFKILSESAVSSGTRRIEAVAGIKAVEKGLQEHYIIKDLSRLLTAKEDQLLDRVLKLQNQIKEKEREIENLRKKLALSNINENLNIIEKEGFKVAYVSVENLNPNELREIADHLRQKLGKSVILVASKDTEKQKVNFVVAVSKELSENYKAGDIVKKVASAVGGSGGGRPDFAQGGINDTSKLSQLFEEFKKNFS